Proteins encoded by one window of Blastopirellula marina:
- a CDS encoding prolyl oligopeptidase family serine peptidase, whose translation MMKLPPIAPPVSSFFWFAMLPAIRTLVFAILSFGLIEPIFAQGTAADYQRMQQLGRMTAGKVFRDDVTPNWLPEGDQLWYRVRTGQGQHEFVFVDATKGMREPAFDHGKLAQQLGEQLKKDVLPTRLPFERIQFSEDLQRIIFEVAGETFQVDRNDQLLTRLDQPEKALLSSMPAFQRPYPSTDKGGEITLKVVNETTDTVKLFWMDRDGRPVFYNDIAAEKEHERRTYVGHVWLVLNSQGQALAVFEAADPVSVLKVDGKNARELPRRRRGDRGPRSSRTSPDGQWTASIENHNLLIRQDNSGEPIRLTTDGTADKYLDDRFYWSPDSKRLIVMEVKPGQGREVTIVESSPEDQLQPKLHTFRYDKPGDKIRQQWPRLFDVEKSIELPLDRSLFANPFAISEESWQSDSSEFRFLYNQRGHQVVRVVGIHRSGTVRTVVEETSDTFVDYTNKIHYNPEPHENELVWMSQRSGWNHLYLVDAAQGEVRNPITQGEWVVREIERIDRDIRQIWFTAAGIVPGQDPYYLHHCRVNFDGSDLTILTEGDGSHQINYSPDGRYLIDEYSRVDLPPVHTLRQVKDGSLVCELEKADASQLLETGWKMTERFAAKGRDGKTDIYGVIYFPTNFDPTKKYPVIENIYAGPHSAFVPKRYSTLDQKRELAELGFIVVQIDGMGTNHRGKAFHDVCWKNLSDSGFPDRIAWMKAAAEKFPSMDIDRVGIYGGSAGGQSALAALLWHPDFYDAAVADCGCHDNRMDKIWWNEQWMGWPVDESYAQNSNVTHAHKLQGDLFLIVGEMDTNVDPASTMQVVNALVEADKDFDLLVVPGGGHGSGSGRYGMRRTCDFFVRKLHNAEPRR comes from the coding sequence ATGATGAAGTTACCCCCAATCGCCCCACCTGTTTCCTCTTTCTTCTGGTTTGCTATGTTGCCTGCGATTCGTACCCTCGTATTCGCTATCTTGTCATTCGGACTGATTGAGCCGATCTTTGCTCAGGGAACGGCGGCCGATTATCAGCGGATGCAACAGTTGGGGCGAATGACCGCTGGCAAGGTCTTTCGCGACGATGTCACCCCGAACTGGCTGCCGGAGGGCGATCAGCTCTGGTATCGCGTGCGAACGGGGCAGGGGCAACACGAGTTCGTTTTTGTGGACGCCACGAAAGGCATGCGCGAGCCTGCTTTTGATCATGGAAAACTTGCTCAGCAGTTAGGCGAGCAACTGAAAAAGGATGTGTTACCGACACGGCTACCTTTTGAACGGATTCAGTTCTCGGAAGATTTGCAGCGGATCATTTTTGAAGTCGCTGGCGAGACCTTTCAGGTCGATCGCAACGATCAGTTGCTCACGCGGCTAGATCAGCCGGAGAAGGCTCTGCTCTCCAGCATGCCGGCTTTCCAACGACCATATCCTTCGACCGACAAGGGAGGTGAAATCACGCTGAAGGTCGTCAACGAAACGACCGACACGGTGAAACTATTCTGGATGGATCGCGACGGCCGCCCCGTCTTCTACAATGATATCGCCGCTGAGAAGGAGCACGAGCGGCGCACCTATGTGGGGCACGTGTGGCTCGTACTCAATAGCCAAGGCCAGGCTTTGGCAGTATTTGAAGCCGCCGATCCGGTTAGCGTCTTAAAGGTCGATGGAAAGAATGCTCGCGAACTTCCACGACGACGCCGAGGCGACCGTGGTCCGAGATCGAGCCGTACGTCTCCTGACGGCCAGTGGACCGCATCGATCGAGAATCACAATTTGCTGATCCGCCAGGACAATTCAGGCGAACCGATTCGTCTGACGACCGATGGAACCGCCGACAAATATCTTGACGATCGCTTCTACTGGTCGCCTGACTCGAAGCGATTGATTGTGATGGAAGTGAAGCCGGGGCAGGGGAGGGAAGTTACGATCGTCGAGTCTTCTCCTGAAGATCAACTTCAGCCTAAGTTGCATACCTTTCGGTACGACAAACCAGGAGACAAGATCCGCCAGCAATGGCCGCGGCTGTTCGACGTAGAGAAGTCCATCGAACTTCCGCTCGATCGCAGCCTGTTCGCCAATCCTTTCGCCATCTCGGAAGAGTCTTGGCAGAGCGACAGCAGCGAGTTTCGTTTTCTCTACAACCAGCGAGGGCACCAGGTAGTCCGCGTTGTGGGCATCCATCGTAGCGGAACGGTGCGGACGGTTGTTGAGGAAACAAGTGATACGTTCGTCGACTATACGAATAAGATCCATTACAACCCTGAGCCACACGAGAACGAACTTGTATGGATGTCGCAGCGTTCCGGCTGGAATCATCTGTACCTGGTTGATGCCGCCCAAGGGGAAGTCCGAAATCCCATTACGCAGGGAGAATGGGTTGTTCGTGAAATCGAACGCATTGACCGCGACATACGACAGATCTGGTTTACGGCTGCGGGAATTGTCCCAGGACAAGATCCTTATTACTTGCATCATTGCCGGGTCAACTTCGATGGCAGCGACTTGACAATTTTGACCGAAGGAGATGGCTCGCATCAGATCAATTATTCGCCGGACGGGCGTTACTTGATCGACGAGTATAGTCGTGTCGATCTTCCCCCGGTCCATACACTTCGCCAGGTAAAAGATGGTTCCCTCGTTTGTGAGTTAGAGAAAGCCGATGCCAGCCAACTGCTGGAAACCGGTTGGAAGATGACCGAACGCTTTGCCGCCAAGGGACGCGATGGCAAGACGGATATCTATGGCGTGATCTACTTTCCCACGAACTTCGACCCGACCAAAAAGTATCCTGTAATCGAGAACATCTATGCCGGGCCTCACAGCGCTTTCGTGCCGAAGCGATACTCGACGCTCGATCAGAAACGTGAACTGGCCGAACTCGGCTTCATTGTCGTGCAGATCGACGGCATGGGCACCAACCATCGCGGCAAGGCGTTTCACGATGTTTGCTGGAAGAACCTCTCGGATTCCGGCTTTCCTGATCGGATTGCCTGGATGAAAGCAGCGGCCGAGAAGTTCCCCAGCATGGATATCGATCGAGTCGGGATCTATGGAGGATCGGCTGGCGGACAAAGCGCGCTGGCGGCATTGTTGTGGCACCCAGACTTTTACGACGCAGCCGTTGCCGATTGTGGTTGTCACGACAATCGCATGGACAAGATCTGGTGGAACGAACAATGGATGGGCTGGCCAGTTGATGAGTCGTATGCGCAGAACTCGAACGTCACCCACGCCCACAAGCTACAAGGCGATCTCTTCTTGATCGTTGGCGAAATGGACACGAACGTCGATCCGGCCAGTACCATGCAGGTTGTCAACGCACTGGTCGAAGCTGATAAAGACTTCGACCTGTTGGTCGTACCTGGTGGAGGTCATGGCAGCGGCAGCGGTCGCTACGGAATGCGTCGAACATGCGACTTCTTTGTTCGCAAACTGCACAATGCCGAGCCTCGACGCTAA
- a CDS encoding thioredoxin domain-containing protein: MKYFATLAPFLVIIAAQFAWAEDTPKQNRLRLETSAYLQMHADNPIDWYPWGEEALARAKAENKPIFLSIGYASCHWCHVMEEESFSNPKIAEFLNKHFVCIKVDREERPDVDSVYMLATQIMANNSGWPLNVFLTPDAKPFIGTTYLPAEDREVPLADGQAIGVQPGFLTLAKRVAIAWSEQKPQLEEVGDNITRALRQVLGRPLLPPELADRDSIFRTFDRSLEKEFDPRFGGFEFEEGNDRIPKFPQPSYLYYLLKRNDSGNATSGNMLELTLEKMASGGIYDQVGGGFHRYSTDRHWKIPHFEKMLYDNGQLLSIYAQASKSLDKPEFAVVARGIADFVLSEMTGPDGEFYSAIDADSDGEEGAYYRFTPEELQQKLSADQQRLAEQAFGMTGTPNFEKKYYVPQFHGAPEEEKLVDLKAALLAIRNQRTKPFLDKKVITSWNGQMIRGLADAGRILEEPRYTEAASRSADHLLKLAAANDGRLRRTWETKENHPPAYVDDYAMLIDGLLALHIATGEQRWLDEAVKLQATQQKHYGDETFGGYYFTPDDNSNLIVRGKLYTDGALPSGNAVSVGNLKKLAKLIPDQAEQYNALAQKTIESSSTLLNDHPNSTARMAAELVED; encoded by the coding sequence ATGAAATATTTCGCTACCCTGGCCCCATTCTTAGTAATAATCGCGGCGCAATTCGCCTGGGCAGAAGATACCCCCAAGCAGAATCGCCTGCGACTGGAGACTTCGGCCTATTTACAAATGCACGCCGATAACCCCATTGATTGGTATCCTTGGGGGGAAGAGGCCCTGGCCAGAGCTAAGGCCGAGAACAAGCCCATCTTTCTCTCCATTGGCTACGCCAGTTGCCACTGGTGCCATGTGATGGAAGAAGAGAGCTTTTCTAATCCCAAGATCGCCGAGTTCCTTAACAAGCACTTCGTCTGCATCAAGGTCGACCGCGAAGAACGCCCTGACGTCGACTCCGTATACATGCTCGCCACGCAGATCATGGCCAACAATAGCGGCTGGCCTTTGAATGTCTTTCTGACGCCGGACGCCAAGCCCTTCATCGGCACGACCTATCTCCCGGCTGAAGATCGCGAAGTACCGTTGGCCGACGGTCAGGCGATCGGCGTGCAGCCAGGCTTCTTGACCCTGGCCAAACGTGTGGCGATTGCCTGGAGCGAGCAAAAGCCGCAACTGGAAGAAGTGGGAGACAACATCACGCGGGCCTTAAGGCAGGTACTCGGCCGTCCCCTGTTGCCGCCAGAACTGGCCGATCGCGATAGCATCTTTCGGACGTTCGATCGTTCGCTGGAAAAGGAATTCGATCCACGCTTTGGCGGATTCGAGTTCGAGGAAGGGAACGACCGCATTCCCAAGTTTCCACAGCCATCGTATCTCTACTATCTGCTGAAGCGAAATGACTCTGGCAACGCCACTTCCGGAAACATGCTGGAGCTGACCCTTGAGAAGATGGCCAGTGGCGGAATCTACGACCAGGTCGGTGGTGGCTTCCATCGCTATAGCACCGACCGGCATTGGAAGATCCCGCATTTCGAGAAGATGCTGTACGACAACGGCCAGCTTCTTTCCATTTACGCCCAGGCCTCGAAGTCGTTGGACAAGCCGGAGTTTGCTGTCGTGGCTCGCGGAATTGCAGACTTCGTCCTTAGCGAGATGACGGGACCCGATGGGGAGTTCTATAGCGCCATCGATGCGGACTCGGACGGAGAAGAAGGGGCCTACTATCGGTTCACGCCGGAAGAACTTCAGCAGAAGCTTTCAGCCGATCAACAGCGTCTGGCCGAACAGGCCTTCGGTATGACCGGCACGCCCAACTTCGAAAAGAAGTATTACGTGCCGCAGTTCCATGGTGCCCCGGAAGAGGAGAAGTTGGTCGATTTGAAAGCGGCCCTCTTGGCAATTCGTAACCAGCGAACCAAGCCGTTTCTCGACAAGAAGGTGATCACCAGTTGGAACGGGCAAATGATCCGCGGCTTGGCCGACGCCGGGCGAATCTTGGAGGAGCCTCGCTACACCGAAGCGGCATCCCGATCCGCCGATCATTTACTGAAGTTGGCAGCCGCCAACGATGGTCGTTTGCGTCGCACGTGGGAAACGAAGGAGAATCATCCTCCCGCCTACGTCGACGACTATGCCATGCTGATCGACGGCCTTCTCGCTTTGCACATAGCTACCGGTGAGCAGCGTTGGCTGGACGAGGCCGTCAAACTGCAAGCCACGCAGCAGAAGCACTATGGAGACGAAACGTTCGGCGGGTATTACTTCACGCCGGATGACAACTCGAACCTGATCGTCCGCGGCAAGCTGTACACCGATGGCGCACTTCCCAGCGGCAATGCCGTTTCGGTCGGCAATTTGAAAAAGCTGGCCAAGCTAATCCCAGACCAGGCCGAACAGTACAACGCCTTGGCACAGAAGACGATCGAGTCGAGCTCGACGTTACTGAACGATCATCCTAATAGCACGGCTCGCATGGCGGCTGAGCTTGTGGAAGACTAA
- a CDS encoding PF20097 family protein: MKDPACPDCNVVMERGFIPDLRRTGYDETYWMNGHFTTITSLGWGRGTGGVSMKVVTYRCPDCGLLREYAQPEKRE; encoded by the coding sequence ATGAAGGACCCGGCGTGTCCTGACTGTAACGTGGTGATGGAACGGGGATTTATCCCCGACTTACGACGGACCGGCTACGATGAAACCTACTGGATGAACGGGCATTTCACGACCATAACGTCACTTGGTTGGGGACGTGGCACCGGGGGCGTATCGATGAAAGTCGTGACGTACCGCTGCCCAGATTGTGGACTGCTTCGCGAGTACGCCCAACCTGAGAAGCGAGAATAA
- a CDS encoding DUF3307 domain-containing protein — MPYIMLVHWIADFLCQTRWMAENKSKNLLALSAHVGIYTAVLGVACIPVLGLVPGIQFALINGVLHFVVDFCTSRVTTYFYQKQNMHAFFATVGFDQYLHFLCLWYVKAWVS, encoded by the coding sequence ATGCCGTATATCATGCTGGTCCACTGGATCGCCGACTTTCTCTGTCAAACCCGGTGGATGGCCGAGAATAAGAGCAAGAATCTCTTGGCCTTGTCTGCCCATGTTGGCATCTATACGGCGGTGCTCGGTGTGGCGTGCATTCCGGTGCTGGGCCTGGTACCAGGCATCCAGTTCGCCTTGATCAACGGCGTGCTGCACTTCGTGGTCGACTTCTGCACCAGCCGAGTCACGACCTACTTCTACCAGAAACAGAACATGCACGCGTTCTTCGCGACGGTTGGATTTGACCAGTATTTACACTTCCTGTGTTTGTGGTACGTCAAAGCTTGGGTTTCATAA
- a CDS encoding DUF1559 domain-containing protein, whose protein sequence is MTLRKGFTLVELLVVIAIIGVLIALLLPAVQQAREAARRTSCFNNLKQVGLAMHNYHDTFGSFPSGYIATAADTKTPLAEGEPGWGWASLILPQIEQGNVADSLINYRLSITHSSNQQARETILTAYACPSDSAPEVFELHDESENPLTHLASANYVGCFGTVELHDCEGLPAGQRCDGDGMLGHNAKRAMRDVTDGTSHTLMVGERATSIGGTDEPLYSTWVGSVSGGEEAIARILGIADHAPNSQYGEDHDHDHDGDDDHGEHHLDDFGSRHPAGTNFVFADGSAHLITETIDLNVYKALATRNGGEVVSADAY, encoded by the coding sequence ATGACCCTACGCAAAGGTTTTACTCTTGTTGAACTGTTGGTTGTTATTGCCATCATCGGAGTGCTGATCGCTCTGCTGTTGCCAGCGGTGCAACAGGCTCGCGAAGCGGCTCGCCGAACCTCTTGTTTCAATAACCTGAAGCAGGTCGGCCTGGCCATGCACAACTATCACGACACCTTCGGCAGCTTCCCCAGTGGCTACATCGCCACCGCCGCAGATACAAAAACGCCCCTGGCTGAAGGAGAACCAGGCTGGGGCTGGGCTTCGCTGATTCTGCCCCAGATCGAACAAGGTAACGTCGCCGACAGCTTGATCAATTATCGCCTCAGCATCACCCACAGCAGCAACCAACAGGCTCGTGAAACGATCCTTACGGCATATGCCTGCCCCAGCGATAGCGCTCCAGAAGTGTTCGAGCTGCACGACGAAAGTGAGAACCCACTGACTCATTTGGCTTCGGCGAACTACGTCGGCTGCTTCGGAACGGTCGAACTGCACGACTGCGAAGGTCTACCAGCGGGGCAACGCTGTGACGGCGACGGTATGCTCGGTCACAATGCCAAGCGGGCCATGCGCGACGTGACCGATGGCACCAGCCACACGCTGATGGTCGGCGAACGAGCCACTTCCATCGGCGGAACGGACGAACCGCTGTACAGCACGTGGGTTGGTTCGGTCAGTGGCGGCGAAGAAGCGATTGCCCGCATCCTGGGTATCGCCGACCACGCCCCCAATAGCCAATACGGAGAAGACCACGATCACGATCATGACGGGGACGACGATCACGGTGAACATCACCTCGACGACTTCGGCAGCCGCCACCCGGCCGGCACCAATTTCGTCTTCGCCGACGGCTCGGCCCATTTGATCACCGAGACGATCGACCTGAACGTCTATAAGGCGTTGGCAACCCGCAATGGTGGTGAAGTGGTTTCGGCGGATGCGTATTAG
- a CDS encoding serine hydrolase domain-containing protein — protein sequence MQTVLWTLCRSWTAALLLAAAMPALAQETGRKVPVIEQVDQAVAKLVDQNVVAGAVTLVSEDGKLVHLSAVGKADIESNKPMTRDAMFAIASMTKPITATALMILVEEGKVNLDDPVSKYIPEFADVKFDGKKLEKPITLRQVLTHTSGLGGDQRVVQTLENQGKILAERPLHSLPGTKWEYSPGLNVIGRVIEVASGKPYGEFLQEKIFTPLKMNDTTFAPTDDQKKRIATLYALDKDSGELKPGTSWIGNVETDPYPNPSAGLYSTAGDLFRFYQMMLNGGFLGDTKLLSRDSVKELTKAQTPDEIVTGFTPGNRWGLGYCVVREPQGVTAALSPGSFGHGGAFGTQSWGDPETGRVYLLLVQRSNLGNSDGSDLRKNFQNAANAALNK from the coding sequence ATGCAAACCGTTCTTTGGACACTTTGTCGCAGTTGGACCGCCGCTCTTCTTTTGGCTGCGGCCATGCCCGCGTTGGCCCAGGAAACCGGGCGCAAAGTCCCCGTTATCGAACAGGTCGACCAGGCGGTGGCGAAGCTGGTGGACCAGAACGTCGTTGCCGGGGCCGTAACGTTGGTGTCGGAAGACGGCAAGCTGGTTCATTTGAGTGCCGTCGGGAAGGCCGATATCGAATCGAACAAGCCCATGACGCGAGACGCCATGTTTGCGATCGCATCGATGACCAAGCCGATCACGGCGACCGCGCTGATGATTCTGGTAGAAGAGGGCAAAGTGAATCTCGACGATCCGGTTTCCAAATACATCCCTGAGTTCGCGGACGTGAAATTCGATGGAAAGAAGTTGGAGAAGCCAATCACGCTACGTCAGGTCCTAACGCATACCTCGGGCTTGGGTGGCGATCAACGCGTGGTGCAGACGCTCGAAAACCAGGGCAAGATCCTGGCCGAACGCCCGCTGCACAGCCTGCCGGGAACCAAGTGGGAGTACAGCCCCGGATTGAACGTCATCGGCCGCGTGATTGAAGTGGCCTCTGGCAAGCCCTACGGCGAGTTCCTGCAAGAGAAGATCTTCACGCCACTGAAAATGAATGACACGACGTTCGCCCCGACGGATGACCAGAAGAAGCGTATCGCGACGCTGTACGCTTTGGACAAAGATAGCGGCGAACTGAAGCCAGGCACCAGTTGGATTGGGAACGTAGAGACCGACCCGTACCCTAACCCGAGCGCTGGACTTTACTCGACCGCCGGCGACCTGTTTCGCTTTTATCAAATGATGCTTAACGGGGGCTTTCTTGGTGACACGAAGCTCCTTTCTCGCGATTCGGTCAAGGAACTGACCAAGGCCCAAACGCCTGACGAGATTGTCACCGGCTTCACGCCAGGCAATCGTTGGGGGCTTGGCTATTGTGTGGTTCGCGAACCGCAAGGAGTTACCGCAGCACTGAGCCCTGGCAGTTTCGGTCACGGCGGAGCGTTCGGCACGCAAAGCTGGGGCGATCCGGAAACTGGCCGCGTCTACTTGCTGTTGGTTCAGCGATCGAATCTCGGCAACAGCGACGGAAGTGACCTACGGAAAAACTTCCAGAACGCCGCCAACGCCGCGCTGAATAAGTGA
- a CDS encoding thermonuclease family protein, producing the protein MSIATSQVYRLLIICALLAMLPAMQVQAQAQPDPPLVDSIRPWHDVDGKLLTKSRLAYLDGDRAALWTESGQMLHIPQAQFSAADQKWIAEHPLQILRGKVIFVADGDTVGLLDANKIQVRIRLDGIDAPESGQAFGTKSRQALNDAVYGKEVLVVYEKSDQYGRILGNIYLADRWLNYDQLIGGMAWHYRHFNGDAYLAQSQKRAEVEKVGLWRDVNPMPPWRYRLNEKRQNEMEEAKRTADPMLPTGYWLNTSSGVRHNSKCEHYGKTTRGKYCDADEGKPCGQCGG; encoded by the coding sequence ATGTCGATCGCTACATCACAGGTTTACCGCTTGTTAATCATCTGCGCGTTGCTGGCAATGCTGCCAGCGATGCAAGTGCAGGCGCAAGCTCAGCCTGATCCGCCACTGGTCGACTCGATTCGCCCATGGCACGACGTCGATGGAAAACTTCTGACAAAATCGCGATTGGCGTATCTCGATGGCGATCGCGCAGCGCTGTGGACGGAAAGTGGGCAAATGTTGCACATTCCCCAGGCACAATTTTCCGCTGCAGATCAGAAGTGGATTGCTGAGCATCCCCTGCAAATCCTGCGTGGTAAGGTCATTTTCGTGGCCGACGGGGACACCGTTGGCCTACTGGATGCCAACAAGATACAGGTTCGCATTCGCTTAGACGGAATCGACGCTCCGGAGAGCGGTCAGGCCTTCGGCACCAAGAGCCGACAAGCTCTGAACGATGCGGTTTACGGCAAAGAGGTCCTCGTCGTCTATGAGAAGTCTGACCAGTACGGAAGGATCCTTGGCAACATCTATCTGGCGGATCGCTGGTTGAATTACGATCAACTGATCGGCGGAATGGCTTGGCATTACCGGCATTTCAATGGCGATGCCTACCTGGCTCAAAGTCAGAAGAGGGCCGAAGTGGAGAAGGTTGGACTTTGGCGCGATGTAAATCCCATGCCTCCCTGGCGATATCGTTTGAACGAAAAACGCCAGAATGAAATGGAAGAGGCAAAGCGCACAGCCGATCCGATGCTGCCCACCGGGTATTGGTTGAATACCTCCAGTGGAGTGCGGCATAACAGCAAGTGCGAGCATTACGGCAAAACGACCCGCGGAAAATACTGCGACGCCGATGAAGGGAAGCCATGCGGCCAGTGCGGTGGGTGA
- a CDS encoding DUF1559 domain-containing protein, translating to MRQIKGFTLVELLVVIAIIGVLIALLLPAVQQAREAARRMQCSNNLKQIGIAVHNYHDVFGKFPSAMMLDRARLAVSSCPEGQCGTWTWTAFILPQVEQDNLYELLQVGSLPGEVSLGDATRLAAAKTGFDGYRCPSSSGPDQNTERKVPSGSGDSSADCTGSGCDAIALANYVGANDSNTLDRDTWNGFMAKDTNGRVFTFSDMIDGTSNTIAIGERTWKLADRTLRAGTQLVANGDTANHSRQGHSYVTAGGRWPINCTNSQDCDRGFSSNHPGGAQFLFVDGSVHFLPETIDHDTDTAVDSVYEYLICKDDGNPIGEY from the coding sequence ATGCGACAAATAAAGGGATTTACCCTTGTCGAGCTATTGGTCGTGATTGCCATTATTGGTGTTTTGATTGCCCTGCTCTTGCCTGCGGTACAACAGGCCCGTGAAGCAGCACGACGGATGCAGTGCTCGAACAACTTAAAACAGATCGGCATTGCGGTGCATAACTATCATGACGTGTTTGGCAAGTTTCCCAGCGCCATGATGCTGGATCGTGCTCGCCTGGCTGTCAGCAGTTGCCCCGAGGGCCAATGCGGGACTTGGACGTGGACGGCGTTCATATTGCCGCAGGTCGAGCAAGATAACCTCTACGAACTTCTTCAAGTAGGATCGCTGCCCGGCGAAGTTTCCCTCGGAGATGCCACGCGACTGGCAGCCGCGAAGACCGGTTTCGACGGATATCGTTGTCCATCCTCAAGCGGACCAGATCAGAATACCGAGCGAAAAGTTCCATCCGGCAGTGGCGATAGTAGCGCCGACTGTACAGGAAGTGGCTGCGACGCGATTGCCCTGGCCAACTACGTGGGTGCGAACGATAGTAACACGCTCGACCGGGATACCTGGAACGGTTTCATGGCCAAGGATACCAACGGACGGGTATTTACCTTCTCCGACATGATCGACGGGACCAGCAATACGATTGCCATTGGTGAGCGTACCTGGAAGCTTGCCGACCGAACTTTGCGGGCGGGAACTCAGCTTGTTGCCAATGGAGACACTGCAAACCATAGCCGCCAGGGCCATTCCTATGTCACCGCTGGTGGTCGCTGGCCGATCAATTGCACGAACTCGCAGGACTGCGATCGCGGTTTTAGTAGCAATCATCCCGGCGGGGCCCAGTTCTTGTTCGTGGATGGTTCGGTTCATTTCCTGCCAGAAACGATTGACCACGATACCGATACCGCCGTCGATAGCGTTTACGAGTACCTCATCTGCAAAGACGATGGCAACCCGATTGGTGAATACTAA
- a CDS encoding carboxypeptidase-like regulatory domain-containing protein — protein sequence MVVRLSLMLILFCCLIGCGGSGPQLGTVEGSVTLDGKPLPGAIVSFRPVEGGRTAEGMTDESGHFIIEFAAGSKGALVGDHEIRVTTFREKVIGDNGRVEDPGMPEKVPRKYNDQSELIRTVEPGKNHFDLELASS from the coding sequence ATGGTTGTTCGTTTGTCTTTAATGCTGATTTTGTTTTGCTGCTTAATCGGATGCGGTGGCTCCGGTCCTCAGCTGGGGACTGTCGAAGGTTCTGTTACTCTCGATGGCAAGCCGTTGCCGGGGGCCATCGTATCGTTTCGTCCCGTGGAAGGTGGGCGTACCGCCGAAGGTATGACGGACGAAAGTGGGCACTTTATAATCGAGTTTGCGGCTGGATCCAAAGGAGCACTGGTCGGGGATCATGAAATCCGCGTAACAACATTTCGAGAGAAAGTGATCGGCGATAACGGCCGGGTAGAAGATCCTGGAATGCCTGAGAAGGTCCCCAGGAAATACAACGACCAGTCGGAACTCATACGGACCGTCGAGCCTGGTAAGAATCATTTCGATCTGGAACTGGCGAGTTCCTAA
- a CDS encoding alpha/beta hydrolase — MLALLTLVSTSFAAEPVAVDLWPEGKVPGLAAGEKEEIVDEMDDRIGNRVTKVTKPKITVYKPDAEIDTGASVVICPGGGYHILAYDLEGVEVAQWLNKIGVTGIVLHYRVPRAKEGEVYANPLSDAQRAIRVTRANAEAWKIDPSKVGILGFSAGGNLAAVASNAEDTTYDPIDDADKLSARPDFTLLIYPAYLNKKDSDTELTPETSVDENTPPAFLVHTSDDRISSTGSVAYYLGLKRLNIPAEMHVFTSGGHGYGLRPTEKPVTHWPDLATGWLKTEVLKAKQPAQ; from the coding sequence GTGCTTGCTCTTCTTACGCTAGTTTCCACTTCGTTTGCTGCCGAACCGGTTGCGGTCGACTTGTGGCCCGAGGGCAAAGTACCGGGCCTGGCGGCTGGCGAGAAGGAAGAGATCGTGGACGAAATGGACGATCGAATCGGAAACCGCGTTACGAAAGTGACCAAACCGAAGATCACCGTGTACAAACCGGATGCAGAAATTGATACGGGTGCGTCTGTAGTTATCTGCCCAGGTGGCGGCTACCACATCCTGGCCTACGACCTGGAAGGGGTCGAGGTTGCCCAGTGGCTCAACAAGATTGGCGTGACCGGCATCGTTCTTCATTACCGCGTTCCGCGTGCTAAAGAAGGAGAGGTCTATGCGAACCCGCTTAGTGATGCCCAGCGAGCGATCCGCGTAACGCGAGCCAATGCCGAGGCATGGAAGATCGATCCCAGCAAGGTTGGCATTCTAGGTTTCTCCGCTGGTGGAAACCTGGCTGCCGTGGCATCCAACGCCGAAGACACCACCTATGATCCAATCGACGACGCCGACAAACTGAGCGCTCGGCCAGACTTTACGCTGCTCATCTATCCGGCGTACTTGAACAAGAAGGACTCGGATACCGAGCTTACTCCGGAAACATCGGTCGATGAAAACACGCCACCGGCGTTTCTGGTACATACCAGCGACGACCGTATTTCTTCCACCGGCAGCGTGGCCTATTACTTGGGTCTGAAGCGATTGAACATCCCCGCCGAGATGCATGTCTTTACCTCGGGCGGACATGGCTATGGCCTGCGACCGACCGAGAAGCCGGTCACTCATTGGCCTGATCTGGCTACGGGATGGCTGAAGACGGAAGTGTTGAAGGCCAAACAGCCCGCTCAATAA